From one Chthonomonadales bacterium genomic stretch:
- a CDS encoding aldo/keto reductase family protein: MLYRRLGASGLKVSEVCLGSWLTYGNATEEVTAKACVEAAFEAGINFFDTANVYATGKAEEVLGRALAGHDRDDYVLATKVYFPMDEGPNDRGLSRKHIREQCDRSLRRLGVDYIDLYQCHRFDSEAPLVETLRALDDLVSAGKVLYLGFSEWPAPRIAEAVGLQDRLGLDRFVSSQPHYNLLGRGLEREVMPVCAREGIGQIVYSPLAQGVLTGKYRPGEPPPRGTRAADPKQNMFMNEGKLDEAVLAKVRTLAPIAEREGMSLPQMALAWCLRRPEVSSVIIGASRPEQVNENAGASGRTLSPAALEAIDTTLA, translated from the coding sequence ATGCTCTACCGGCGCCTGGGGGCCAGCGGACTGAAGGTGAGCGAGGTCTGCCTGGGCTCGTGGCTGACCTATGGGAACGCAACGGAGGAGGTGACGGCGAAGGCCTGCGTTGAGGCGGCGTTCGAAGCGGGCATCAACTTCTTCGACACCGCGAACGTCTACGCGACGGGCAAGGCCGAGGAGGTGCTCGGCCGCGCGCTCGCCGGGCACGACCGGGACGACTACGTGCTGGCGACCAAGGTCTACTTCCCGATGGACGAGGGGCCGAACGACCGCGGCCTCTCGCGCAAGCACATTCGCGAGCAGTGTGACCGCAGTCTGCGCCGCCTTGGAGTCGACTACATCGACCTGTACCAGTGCCACCGGTTCGACTCGGAGGCGCCGCTCGTGGAGACGCTGCGCGCCCTCGACGATCTGGTGAGCGCCGGCAAGGTGCTCTACCTGGGCTTCAGCGAGTGGCCGGCGCCGCGCATCGCCGAGGCGGTCGGGCTGCAGGACCGACTGGGCCTCGACCGCTTCGTGTCGAGCCAGCCCCACTACAACCTGCTGGGCCGCGGACTGGAGCGCGAGGTGATGCCGGTCTGTGCGCGCGAGGGCATTGGCCAGATCGTCTACTCGCCGCTCGCCCAGGGAGTGCTGACCGGCAAGTACCGGCCGGGCGAGCCGCCGCCGCGCGGCACGCGCGCCGCCGACCCGAAGCAGAACATGTTCATGAACGAGGGCAAGCTGGACGAAGCCGTCCTCGCGAAGGTGCGCACACTGGCGCCCATCGCCGAGCGCGAGGGTATGAGCCTGCCGCAGATGGCGTTGGCCTGGTGCCTGAGGCGGCCGGAGGTATCCAGCGTCATCATCGGCGCCAGCCGGCCCGAGCAGGTCAACGAGAACGCGGGGGCCTCGGGCAGGACGCTGAGCCCGGCAGCGCTCGAGGCGATCGACACGACGCTGGCATAG
- a CDS encoding phosphoribosylglycinamide formyltransferase — translation MGRRGGADLDDQARAERRAWRRGRSGAVAAAAAGPGGARLGVLVSGHGRGTNLQAILDACASGEIPGSVAVVIGVRDDAPALDRARAAGVPVRCVPPPPRGQGDAAYGQALLAELREHGVTILCLAGFMRMLPRALVEAYAGRALNVHPGLLPMFGGKGMYGQRVHRAVIESGMKVSGCTVHLVDDEYDHGAILLQSVVPVHDDDTPETLAARVLPEEHRTYVAAIRLLAVGRVQIEGRRARVVVTGDEGGTR, via the coding sequence ATGGGGCGGCGTGGGGGCGCCGACCTGGACGACCAGGCCCGCGCTGAGCGGCGCGCCTGGCGGCGCGGAAGGAGCGGAGCGGTGGCAGCGGCGGCAGCGGGGCCCGGTGGCGCGCGCCTTGGCGTGCTGGTGAGCGGGCACGGGCGCGGCACCAACCTGCAGGCGATCCTGGACGCGTGCGCGAGCGGGGAGATCCCCGGGAGCGTCGCCGTCGTGATCGGGGTGCGCGACGACGCGCCCGCCCTCGATCGGGCGCGGGCCGCTGGCGTGCCCGTGCGGTGTGTGCCGCCGCCACCGCGCGGCCAGGGCGACGCGGCCTACGGCCAGGCGCTGCTGGCCGAGTTGCGCGAGCACGGCGTCACCATCCTCTGTCTGGCCGGCTTCATGCGCATGCTGCCGCGCGCGCTGGTGGAGGCCTATGCCGGGCGGGCGCTGAACGTCCACCCGGGCCTGCTGCCGATGTTCGGAGGCAAGGGGATGTATGGCCAGCGGGTGCATCGCGCCGTGATCGAGAGCGGGATGAAGGTTTCTGGCTGCACCGTGCACCTCGTGGACGACGAGTACGACCACGGCGCGATCCTGCTGCAGTCGGTGGTTCCGGTGCATGATGACGACACGCCGGAGACGCTGGCCGCGCGAGTGCTCCCCGAGGAGCATCGAACCTACGTCGCGGCGATCCGCCTGCTGGCCGTCGGGCGCGTGCAGATCGAGGGGCGCCGGGCGCGCGTGGTGGTGACCGGCGACGAGGGCGGGACGCGCTGA
- a CDS encoding HAD hydrolase family protein, whose amino-acid sequence MAEQDAAELTRRFETIRALVMDVDGVLTDGGIVLSSDGSEVKRFHVADGLGIQLARHAGLRVVWLTSRQSAIVERRARELQVSRLIQGAADKAAALGADMREHDLGVDEVAYVGDDLNDLPPMRLCGLRFAPANAAAEVKAEADLLLEKEGGHGAVREMCDLVLKIQGRWLDALTAYLADAVRM is encoded by the coding sequence ATGGCCGAACAGGACGCTGCCGAGCTCACACGGCGCTTCGAGACCATTCGGGCACTCGTCATGGACGTCGACGGAGTGCTGACCGACGGGGGCATTGTGCTCTCCTCCGACGGCTCCGAGGTGAAGCGCTTCCACGTTGCGGACGGACTGGGCATTCAGCTCGCGCGTCACGCGGGCCTGCGCGTGGTCTGGCTGACGAGCCGCCAAAGCGCCATCGTGGAGCGGCGAGCACGCGAGCTCCAGGTGAGCCGGCTCATTCAGGGCGCCGCCGACAAGGCCGCCGCCCTCGGGGCCGACATGCGGGAGCACGACCTTGGTGTCGACGAGGTGGCCTACGTGGGTGACGACCTGAACGATCTGCCGCCGATGCGCCTCTGTGGACTGCGGTTCGCACCGGCCAACGCCGCCGCCGAGGTGAAGGCCGAGGCCGACCTGCTGCTGGAGAAGGAGGGGGGACACGGCGCTGTCCGCGAGATGTGCGATCTGGTGCTCAAGATCCAGGGGCGCTGGCTGGACGCGCTGACCGCCTATCTGGCCGACGCCGTTCGCATGTAG
- the purH gene encoding bifunctional phosphoribosylaminoimidazolecarboxamide formyltransferase/IMP cyclohydrolase produces the protein MAVRRALLSVSDKTGIEELGRALAEMGVEILSTGGTARALAGAGVPIRGVSDVTRFPEMLDGRVKTLHPAIHGGILARRDSAEHMSVLKAHGIGPIDLVCVNLYPFARAIANPDVTPEDAIENIDIGGPAMVRSAAKNHDFVAVVVDPADYAAVLDELRANRGCTTLPARRRLAARAFAHTARYDSMVAAYFSERLAPGESFPPELTLGFARAQECRYGENPHQMAAFYRSPEAHEPSVSTARQIHGKELSFNNISDIDAALELVKELEEGPAAVVVKHANPCGAAVGGTLAEAFGRARAGDPVSAFGGILALNRPVDAATADAITGRNMFFEAVIAPGFQSDALPILTARKKWGANLRLLEVGPLEGWRALASGRDARTVVGGLLVQDRDLRDVTREELRVATERAPTEEEMARLLFAWRVVRHVKSNAIVLARRLRLVGVGAGQMNRVQSVRIAVEHARDEARGSVLASDAFFPFPDGPRVAIEAGVTAMIQPGGSVKDAETIEVCNQAGVAMVFTGLRHFRH, from the coding sequence ATCGCCGTGCGAAGGGCGCTTCTCAGCGTATCGGACAAGACGGGCATCGAGGAGCTTGGCCGAGCGCTGGCCGAGATGGGGGTGGAGATCCTCTCGACCGGCGGGACCGCGCGCGCACTCGCCGGGGCCGGCGTGCCGATCCGTGGCGTCAGCGACGTAACGCGGTTCCCGGAGATGCTGGACGGACGAGTCAAGACGCTGCACCCGGCGATCCACGGCGGCATCCTGGCCCGACGCGACAGTGCTGAGCACATGTCGGTGCTCAAGGCGCACGGCATCGGCCCGATCGATCTGGTATGCGTGAACCTGTATCCGTTCGCGCGCGCGATCGCCAACCCCGACGTCACACCCGAGGACGCCATCGAGAACATCGACATCGGCGGTCCCGCCATGGTCCGGTCGGCGGCCAAGAACCACGACTTTGTCGCCGTCGTCGTTGACCCGGCCGATTACGCGGCCGTGCTCGATGAGTTGCGCGCGAACCGGGGCTGCACGACGTTGCCCGCGCGACGGCGCCTCGCCGCGCGCGCGTTCGCCCACACGGCGCGCTACGACTCGATGGTCGCCGCCTACTTCTCCGAGCGCCTGGCGCCAGGCGAGAGCTTCCCGCCGGAGCTCACGCTCGGTTTCGCGCGGGCGCAGGAATGCCGTTACGGCGAGAACCCCCACCAGATGGCCGCGTTCTACCGCTCGCCGGAGGCGCACGAGCCGAGCGTCAGCACGGCCCGGCAGATCCATGGCAAGGAGCTCTCCTTCAACAACATCAGCGACATCGATGCCGCTCTCGAGCTCGTGAAGGAACTGGAGGAGGGGCCAGCCGCGGTCGTCGTGAAGCACGCGAACCCCTGCGGAGCCGCCGTCGGCGGCACGCTGGCCGAGGCTTTCGGCAGGGCCCGGGCCGGCGACCCGGTCTCGGCGTTCGGCGGCATTCTAGCGCTGAACCGGCCCGTCGACGCGGCAACCGCGGACGCGATCACGGGCAGGAACATGTTCTTCGAGGCCGTGATCGCGCCGGGCTTCCAGTCGGATGCCCTGCCGATCCTGACGGCGAGGAAGAAGTGGGGCGCCAACCTGAGGCTGCTGGAGGTGGGCCCGCTCGAGGGTTGGCGGGCGCTTGCGTCCGGTCGAGATGCCAGGACCGTCGTCGGGGGCCTGCTGGTGCAGGATCGCGACCTCCGGGACGTGACGCGCGAGGAGTTGAGGGTCGCAACCGAGCGGGCGCCCACCGAGGAGGAGATGGCGCGCCTTCTGTTCGCGTGGCGCGTGGTGCGGCACGTGAAGTCGAACGCCATCGTGCTCGCCCGGAGGCTTCGGCTGGTGGGCGTCGGCGCCGGGCAGATGAACCGCGTACAGTCGGTGCGCATTGCCGTGGAGCACGCCCGCGACGAGGCGCGCGGCTCCGTGCTGGCCTCCGATGCCTTCTTCCCGTTCCCGGACGGACCGCGGGTAGCCATCGAGGCGGGGGTGACGGCCATGATCCAGCCGGGCGGGTCCGTCAAGGACGCGGAGACGATCGAGGTGTGCAACCAGGCCGGAGTGGCGATGGTGTTCACCGGGCTGCGCCACTTCCGGCACTGA
- a CDS encoding MerR family transcriptional regulator, with amino-acid sequence MAQRDPNEPVYMIGIAAQLTGLHPQTVRLYERLGLVTPHRVSNKNRLYSETDIDRLRQIRRFTQEMGVNLAGVEIILDLLQKMERLQEELETARERAAVLSARRLPAAGQ; translated from the coding sequence ATGGCACAGCGCGACCCGAACGAACCCGTCTACATGATCGGGATCGCGGCGCAGCTCACCGGCCTGCATCCGCAGACCGTCCGTCTCTATGAGCGCCTGGGCCTCGTGACGCCGCACCGCGTCAGCAACAAGAACCGGCTCTACTCCGAGACCGACATCGACCGGCTCCGCCAGATCCGCCGGTTCACGCAGGAGATGGGTGTGAACCTGGCTGGCGTCGAGATTATTCTCGACCTGCTGCAGAAGATGGAGCGCCTTCAGGAGGAGCTGGAAACGGCCCGTGAGCGGGCCGCCGTCCTGTCCGCGCGGCGACTGCCCGCGGCCGGACAGTGA
- a CDS encoding KpsF/GutQ family sugar-phosphate isomerase, with product MKTDILRRARLVLEAEAAAIRALAERLDQRFCQGVEMLLTCHGRIVTTGVGKAGAIARKSAATLASTGTPALFLHPAEAVHGDLGVVTPDDVVIAYSYSGESDEVVRLLPTLRRIGAPLIAACGVPSSTLAMAADVVLDVGVEGEACPLGLAPTTSAAAMLAMGDALALAAMEARGFTRERFALYHPAGALGRRLTLRVSDVMRVGDQLAIVDGGASVRDTLFAITRARAGAAFIVDEHGTLAGILTDGDLRRALLRDVGSLDRPASEVMNREPLVVAGDPLAVEALTILEESPRRPGEAPVVDSDGRPVGMIMLKDLLRSGIV from the coding sequence ATGAAGACGGACATCCTGCGGCGCGCGCGTCTCGTCCTCGAGGCAGAGGCCGCGGCGATCCGCGCCCTCGCCGAGCGGCTCGACCAGCGTTTCTGCCAGGGCGTGGAGATGCTGCTGACCTGCCATGGGCGCATCGTGACCACAGGCGTCGGCAAGGCCGGCGCCATCGCCCGCAAGAGCGCCGCCACGCTGGCCTCCACCGGGACGCCTGCCCTCTTCCTTCATCCCGCCGAGGCCGTCCACGGCGACCTGGGCGTGGTTACGCCGGACGACGTGGTCATCGCCTACTCTTATTCCGGCGAGAGCGACGAGGTGGTGCGCCTGCTGCCGACCCTCCGGCGCATCGGCGCGCCGCTGATCGCGGCGTGCGGCGTCCCCTCCTCCACCCTGGCGATGGCTGCCGACGTGGTCCTCGATGTCGGCGTCGAGGGGGAAGCGTGTCCTCTCGGCCTGGCGCCGACCACCAGCGCCGCCGCCATGCTAGCCATGGGAGACGCGCTCGCGCTGGCCGCCATGGAGGCGCGAGGCTTCACGCGCGAGCGGTTCGCCCTCTACCACCCGGCGGGCGCGCTCGGACGGCGCCTCACCCTCCGCGTGTCGGACGTGATGCGCGTCGGCGACCAACTCGCCATCGTGGATGGCGGCGCGTCGGTGCGCGACACGCTCTTCGCCATCACGCGCGCGCGCGCCGGCGCGGCGTTCATCGTGGACGAGCACGGCACGCTCGCCGGCATCCTGACGGACGGCGACCTGCGCCGTGCGCTCCTGCGCGACGTCGGCTCACTCGACCGGCCCGCCTCCGAGGTAATGAACCGCGAGCCGCTCGTCGTCGCGGGCGATCCACTCGCCGTCGAGGCCCTCACCATCCTGGAGGAGTCGCCCCGCCGACCTGGCGAGGCGCCGGTCGTCGACTCCGACGGCCGCCCCGTGGGCATGATCATGCTCAAGGACCTGCTGCGCAGCGGGATCGTCTGA
- the hfq gene encoding RNA chaperone Hfq, with the protein MTKTQLNLQDIFLNQVRKESIAVTIYLVNSVQLRGIVRGFDAFTILLDSAGRPTQLVYKHAVTSIVPARPVSSFMAEAHREGHGAPRPRPVAPTPSAPATPAPTPDPPVEPDGQEG; encoded by the coding sequence ATGACAAAGACGCAGCTCAACCTGCAGGACATCTTCCTCAACCAGGTGAGGAAAGAGAGCATCGCCGTGACGATCTACCTCGTCAACAGCGTCCAGCTCCGGGGCATCGTGCGGGGCTTCGATGCCTTTACCATCCTCCTTGACTCCGCCGGTCGGCCCACGCAGCTCGTCTACAAGCACGCGGTGACGTCCATCGTTCCCGCCCGTCCTGTCTCCAGCTTCATGGCTGAGGCCCATCGCGAGGGTCACGGCGCTCCACGTCCTCGCCCGGTGGCCCCCACCCCATCGGCGCCCGCGACGCCCGCGCCGACACCGGACCCGCCTGTCGAGCCTGATGGCCAGGAGGGCTAG
- a CDS encoding VanZ family protein: MSSRARTLVASLPAALWAAVIFILSSDAGSSPNSQWLLRTTLGLMAPRWLESLSPTQLDAANFVVRKAAHFTVYFVLACLVWLALRVSGMRDPQRCARRTLTLAALYAASDELHQAFVATRTPSPVDVLIDVSGAAAAAAVCALAARMRAARARAAPWR; this comes from the coding sequence GTGAGCTCGCGCGCGCGCACGCTCGTCGCCTCGCTCCCGGCCGCCCTCTGGGCAGCGGTCATCTTCATCCTCTCATCGGACGCTGGAAGCAGCCCGAACTCCCAATGGCTCCTGCGGACCACGCTGGGCCTTATGGCGCCGCGATGGCTGGAGTCCCTTTCGCCGACGCAGCTCGATGCGGCCAACTTCGTCGTACGCAAGGCCGCCCACTTCACCGTCTACTTCGTCCTCGCTTGTCTTGTCTGGTTGGCGCTCCGCGTGTCGGGCATGCGCGACCCGCAGCGCTGCGCGCGGCGAACCCTCACGCTCGCCGCGCTCTACGCGGCCTCCGACGAGCTCCATCAGGCCTTCGTCGCGACTCGCACCCCTTCTCCCGTGGATGTGCTGATCGACGTGTCGGGCGCGGCAGCCGCCGCTGCCGTGTGCGCGCTGGCAGCGCGTATGCGCGCGGCGCGCGCTCGGGCTGCGCCGTGGCGATAG
- a CDS encoding zf-HC2 domain-containing protein, with the protein MNQPFNHDPDAKAGRSEGAMHCDTVWDLLSAYADGEADARETAVVEAHVAECTSCARDLAFMRGTSTLLADVAELEPPARLREAIFAATIYRPTLADRVAAAVRRAFAPAPARYGALIAAGAAAAFTLATLHQGTGNLVNPAEYRSAGPGAVADLPRHDTPRTLREDMGAVSEAIRRSAASAPEASAPGRPAAPRVAVVRSAGRSRTASASREHRMAAATAPRVTYRARPVPTVDPAAATPAIPAPVMADARSTEPEAASAGPAPMEAPVAPADATPSQPARIVLAASSHTMDAGQIASLADLRRTLSRRASDRDGGPITAAPDGREIRIDVIRGSF; encoded by the coding sequence ATGAACCAGCCGTTCAACCATGACCCGGACGCGAAGGCCGGGCGATCGGAGGGGGCCATGCACTGCGATACGGTATGGGACCTGCTCTCTGCCTATGCGGACGGCGAGGCCGATGCGCGCGAGACGGCCGTGGTCGAGGCACACGTCGCCGAGTGCACTTCGTGCGCCCGCGACCTGGCGTTCATGCGCGGCACCTCGACCCTTCTGGCCGACGTGGCCGAGTTGGAGCCGCCCGCCCGCCTGCGCGAGGCGATCTTCGCCGCCACCATCTACCGTCCGACCCTGGCCGACCGCGTCGCGGCCGCGGTGCGGCGCGCGTTCGCTCCCGCTCCGGCCCGCTACGGCGCTCTCATCGCCGCCGGCGCCGCCGCGGCCTTCACCCTGGCCACGCTTCACCAGGGCACGGGCAACCTGGTCAACCCGGCCGAGTACCGATCGGCCGGCCCCGGCGCGGTCGCCGATCTTCCCCGCCACGACACTCCCCGGACGCTCCGAGAGGACATGGGCGCCGTCAGCGAAGCGATCCGTCGCTCGGCCGCCTCCGCCCCTGAAGCCTCCGCGCCCGGCCGCCCGGCCGCCCCGCGCGTCGCCGTGGTGAGGTCCGCGGGCCGCTCACGGACCGCCAGCGCCAGCCGCGAGCACCGTATGGCCGCGGCCACTGCGCCTCGCGTGACCTACCGCGCGAGGCCGGTGCCGACCGTCGACCCGGCCGCCGCGACGCCGGCGATCCCCGCCCCGGTGATGGCGGACGCCCGCAGCACCGAGCCCGAGGCAGCCAGCGCGGGTCCTGCGCCGATGGAGGCGCCGGTGGCGCCCGCCGATGCCACGCCGAGTCAGCCCGCCCGCATCGTGCTGGCCGCATCAAGCCACACCATGGACGCCGGCCAGATCGCTTCGCTCGCCGACTTGCGGCGCACGCTTTCCCGACGCGCGTCCGACCGCGATGGCGGTCCGATCACGGCCGCACCCGATGGACGCGAGATCCGCATTGACGTAATCCGCGGAAGCTTCTAG
- the miaA gene encoding tRNA (adenosine(37)-N6)-dimethylallyltransferase MiaA, with the protein MIGIVGPTATGKTAVAVCLAERIGAEVISADSVAVYRGLDIGAAKPTLEERARVRFHLIDVVDPDDSFSVARFKELAEQALMDIEARGRRPLLVGGTGLYVRALARGLGLAEVPPNAALRARLEDEADRDGASALHRQLADKDAEAARRIHPNDRVRIVRALEVIAATGLSLSARHAVDAGARRSRSARLFGLTMAREALDRKIDARVDAMVAAGLVDEVRSLLRRGYGPGLRAMGSLGYREIAACLMGETRLDDAVALIKKDTRRFARRQMTWFRAEPGVVWLDMSSLTPEQMAAHIADNLPAQEHFGPRFWRPGG; encoded by the coding sequence CTGATCGGGATAGTTGGGCCGACAGCTACCGGCAAGACGGCGGTCGCCGTGTGCCTTGCCGAGCGCATCGGGGCGGAGGTCATCAGCGCCGACTCCGTGGCCGTCTATCGCGGCCTGGACATCGGCGCTGCCAAGCCCACGCTCGAGGAGCGCGCCCGGGTGCGTTTCCACCTGATCGACGTCGTCGATCCGGACGACTCGTTCAGCGTCGCGCGCTTCAAAGAGCTGGCCGAGCAGGCTCTGATGGACATCGAGGCCCGGGGACGCCGGCCCCTCCTGGTCGGCGGCACGGGCCTCTACGTGCGTGCGCTGGCGCGAGGGCTCGGGCTGGCGGAGGTGCCGCCGAACGCGGCGCTGCGTGCCCGACTGGAGGACGAAGCCGACCGAGACGGAGCTTCGGCGCTCCATCGGCAACTGGCCGACAAGGACGCCGAGGCCGCCCGGCGCATCCATCCGAACGACCGCGTGCGCATCGTGCGGGCGCTCGAGGTGATCGCCGCGACGGGGCTGTCGCTCTCCGCGCGCCACGCGGTCGACGCCGGGGCCCGCCGCTCTCGGTCGGCACGGCTCTTCGGGCTTACCATGGCGCGCGAGGCGCTTGACCGAAAGATCGACGCCCGCGTGGACGCGATGGTCGCCGCCGGACTCGTCGACGAGGTTCGGTCTCTGCTTCGCCGCGGTTACGGCCCCGGTCTCCGCGCCATGGGCAGCCTGGGCTACAGGGAGATCGCCGCCTGTCTGATGGGCGAGACCCGCCTGGATGACGCGGTCGCGCTGATCAAGAAGGACACCCGCCGCTTCGCGCGACGGCAGATGACGTGGTTCCGCGCGGAGCCCGGTGTTGTTTGGCTCGACATGAGTTCGCTCACGCCGGAGCAGATGGCCGCGCACATCGCGGACAACCTCCCGGCTCAGGAGCATTTCGGCCCGCGCTTTTGGCGGCCAGGAGGTTAG
- a CDS encoding PDZ domain-containing protein yields the protein MKLRVLLLLCAVLLVGAASTRASALAGPILYEVSVASLPERRFQVTVSAETGGARAVRFAIPAWTPGYYQILHFEKNIEGFAARGETGRELRVTRPDERSWEVRSDGALRVTASYQVVARDSGFGFFGSHLDDATGYVNGPSALMYIVGRAESPAELRVSPPTGWAVACSLAPAGDRAFSATGYDELVDCPLQIGAFTRVEFRVGPTPFSAVVVGADQVDREGLADMLGRIGAAGVRLFGSAPFDRYIFFLHMSRGSFSGGLEHRNSTVLNLGPGSATHVRQWQELAAHEYFHAWNVKRIRPAGLGPFDYTRAVRTPSLWFSEGVTDYYASVLLRMAGLTDEQEFLDEMAGRIRNLQRSAARLRVSAEEASRRTWEGGSMGYGGLSYYVKGSMLGLLFDVEIRAATRGRAGLDDVMRLLDQHYGQANRAFGERAIREAINTVAGANLGRLYDRYVRSTAEIPWDDVMEKAGLRYSSGEGAEPYIGMSVEPARDGTHVLWVDDESPAHAAGLQAGDRIVSANDEIVTPEAWEARVAALRIGQELTFGVRRGGGTERLRVTVGSRASGFARLAPLPEASPLAAAVRRGLLRADDEARAAAPRP from the coding sequence GTGAAACTGCGCGTCCTGCTTCTGCTGTGCGCCGTGCTCCTTGTCGGAGCCGCCTCCACCCGCGCCTCGGCGCTCGCCGGCCCTATCCTCTACGAGGTGAGCGTTGCCAGCCTTCCGGAGCGCCGGTTCCAGGTGACCGTCTCCGCGGAGACGGGTGGGGCGAGGGCGGTGCGCTTCGCCATCCCCGCATGGACACCTGGCTACTACCAGATCCTCCACTTCGAGAAGAACATCGAGGGCTTCGCGGCGCGGGGTGAGACGGGGCGGGAGCTCAGGGTAACCCGGCCGGACGAGCGGAGCTGGGAGGTGCGCTCCGATGGCGCGCTTCGGGTCACCGCGAGCTACCAGGTGGTCGCGCGCGACTCTGGCTTCGGGTTCTTTGGGAGCCACCTGGACGACGCCACCGGCTACGTGAACGGCCCGTCTGCGCTCATGTACATCGTTGGGCGGGCGGAGAGCCCGGCCGAGCTGCGCGTCAGCCCGCCGACGGGCTGGGCGGTGGCCTGCTCTCTCGCGCCGGCTGGCGACCGCGCGTTCTCCGCCACCGGCTACGACGAACTGGTGGACTGCCCACTGCAGATCGGCGCCTTCACGCGCGTAGAGTTCCGCGTGGGCCCGACGCCGTTCTCGGCCGTGGTGGTCGGCGCCGACCAGGTGGACCGCGAGGGCCTCGCCGACATGCTCGGCCGCATCGGCGCGGCCGGCGTGCGCCTGTTCGGGTCAGCCCCATTCGACCGGTACATCTTCTTCCTGCACATGTCTCGCGGCAGCTTCTCCGGCGGGCTCGAGCACCGCAACAGCACCGTGCTCAACCTGGGACCGGGCTCGGCGACCCATGTACGCCAGTGGCAGGAGCTGGCCGCGCACGAGTACTTCCACGCCTGGAACGTAAAGCGGATCCGCCCGGCAGGGCTCGGGCCGTTCGACTACACCCGGGCCGTGCGAACGCCGTCGCTCTGGTTCTCCGAGGGCGTCACGGACTACTACGCCTCCGTGCTCCTGCGCATGGCCGGCCTCACGGACGAGCAGGAGTTCCTCGACGAGATGGCCGGCCGGATCCGCAATCTGCAGCGCAGCGCGGCCCGCCTGCGCGTGAGCGCCGAGGAGGCGAGCCGCCGCACCTGGGAGGGGGGCAGCATGGGGTACGGCGGCCTGAGCTACTACGTCAAGGGGAGCATGCTCGGCCTGCTGTTCGACGTGGAGATCCGCGCCGCCACGCGCGGGCGCGCTGGCCTCGACGACGTCATGCGTTTGCTGGACCAGCACTACGGACAGGCAAACCGGGCCTTCGGTGAGCGGGCCATCCGCGAGGCCATCAACACGGTGGCCGGAGCGAATCTGGGGCGACTGTACGACCGCTACGTGCGCTCGACAGCCGAGATCCCCTGGGACGACGTCATGGAGAAGGCCGGTCTGCGGTACTCATCCGGCGAGGGGGCGGAGCCCTACATCGGGATGTCGGTGGAGCCCGCTCGCGACGGCACCCACGTGCTCTGGGTGGACGACGAATCGCCCGCGCACGCGGCGGGCCTTCAGGCTGGCGATCGGATCGTGTCCGCGAACGACGAGATCGTGACGCCCGAGGCGTGGGAGGCGCGCGTCGCCGCGCTCCGCATCGGTCAGGAGCTCACCTTCGGGGTGCGGCGCGGCGGCGGAACCGAGAGGCTGCGCGTAACGGTCGGCTCGCGCGCCTCGGGGTTCGCGCGGCTCGCCCCGCTGCCCGAGGCGAGCCCGCTGGCGGCGGCCGTGCGGCGCGGCCTTCTTCGCGCGGATGACGAGGCGAGAGCGGCCGCGCCCCGCCCGTGA